The following coding sequences are from one Anolis sagrei isolate rAnoSag1 chromosome 6, rAnoSag1.mat, whole genome shotgun sequence window:
- the LOC132779737 gene encoding zinc finger protein ZFP2-like, giving the protein MAETWKELFSGDHLQEPERPDTGEKPPECLECGKSFAHNSDLRKHQKTHTGEKPYECLECGQRFIQSSDLRRHERTHTGEKPYMCLECGKSFTHTSSLCLHQRTHTGEKPYECLQCGQSFTYSSTLRSHQRTHTGEKPYKCQECGQSFARSSSLHKHQRTHTGERPYECLLCGNNFSDSSALRRHQRTHTGEKPFICPECGQRFAQSSGLRAHQKTHTSKDSQEKPHKCLECGQSFTQPSYLHRHQRTHTGEKPFTCPECGQRFAQTSGLRAHQRTHTGEKPYKCLECGQSFSHSSGLCSHQKIHSGEKRYKCLECGQSFTQSTGLRSHQRTHSGEKPYKCLECGQSFAKSTNLRTHQMTHTGEKPYTCLECGKTFRQSSNLRSHQRTHTGEKHYGTGTGKMFCPDATLWAWPQGPGQEGVWVGLEGMGPGPEGAWPDGLEVGESRVQPGEVGVGWEETGLWWKGGAWKEDEETHITGESILTSATCLPCVSSESVEGGTPTQGSEEKEEHTAAESALAGDV; this is encoded by the coding sequence ATGGCTGAAACGTGGAAAGAGTTATTCTCAGGGGATCACCTGCAGGAACCTGAAAGGCCtgacactggggagaagccccctgaatgcctggagtgcggaaagagcttcgCTCATAATTCAGATCTACGTAAACACCAGaagacccacactggggagaaaccctatgaatgcctggagtgtgggcagaggtTCATTCAGAGTTCAGATCTACGTAGACATGAAAGgacccacactggagagaaaccctatatgtgcctggagtgtggaaagagcttcactcatactTCAAGCCTGTgtttgcatcaaaggactcacactggggagaaaccctatgaatgcctgcagtgtggacagagcttcacttacAGTTCaactctacgttcacatcaaaggactcacactggggagaaaccctataaatgccaggagtgtggacagagttttGCTCGTAGCTCAagtctacataaacatcaaaggactcacactggggagagaccctatgaatgtttgctgtgtgggAACAACTTCTCTGACAGTTCAGCTCTTCGTAGAcatcaaaggacacacactggggagaaacccttcatatgcccagagtgtggacagAGATTCGCCCAGAGCTCAGGTCTACGTGCACATCAGAAGACTCacacatcaaaagactcacaggAGAAACcccataaatgcctggagtgtggacagagcttcactcagccTTCATATCTACAcagacatcaaagaactcacactggagagaaacccttcaCATGCCCGGAGTGCGGACAGAGATTTGCCCAGACTTCAGGTCTGCGtgcacatcaaaggactcacactggggagaaaccctataaatgcctggaatgtgggcaGAGCTTCTCTCATAGTTCAGGACTATGTTCACATCAGAAGATTCATTCTGGGGAGAAAcgctataaatgcctggaatgtggacagagcttcactcagagtacaGGTCTGCGTTCACACCAAAGGACTCAcagtggggagaaaccctataaatgcctggagtgtggacagagctttgctaaGAGTAcaaatctacgtacacatcagatgacgcacactggggagaaaccctatacatgcctggagtgtggaaagaccttcaggcagagttcaaatctacgttcacatcaaaggacccacactggggagaaacactATGGAACAGGCACAGGGAAAATGTTTTGTCCTGATGCTACCCTGTGGGCCTGGCCGCAAGGACCGGGCCAGGAGGGAGTGTGGGTGGGGCTGGAAGGGATGGGCCCGGGACCGGAAGGAGCGTGGCCAGATGGGCTGGAGGTGGGAGAGAGCAGGGTCCAGCCAGGAGAGGTTGGGGTTGGATGGGAAGAGACAGGGTTGTGGTGGAAGGGGGGCGCATGGAAGGAGGACGAGGAGACACACATCACTGGTGAAAGCATTCTCACTAGTGCCACGTGTCTCCCCTGTGTCTCCTCTGAGTCTGTGGAAGGCGGGACACCTACGCAAGGctcagaggagaaggaggaacacACCGCTGCTGAGAGCGCTCTCGCTGGCGACGTGTAA
- the LOC132779108 gene encoding zinc finger protein 420-like isoform X1 yields MTEKASKCLECGKSFTRRDHLQQHERTHTGEKPYTCLECGKSFAESGSLRSHQRTHTGEKPYTCLECGKSFAESGNLRSHQRTHTGEKPYTCLECGQSFTQSSGLHSHKRTQTGEKPYTCPKCGKSFAWSVKLRSHERTHTGEKPYKCLECEKSFAESGHLRSHQRTHTGEKPYTCLECGKRFTESGSLRLHQRTHTGEKPYTCLECGKSFTYSSVLRSHQRTHTGEKPYTCLECGQKFTESGSLRSHQRTHTEEKPYTCLECEQSFTQSSRLRSHQRTHTGEKPYTCLECGKSFAQSRNLHLHERTHTGEKPYTCLECGQSFTYSSGLHSHQWTHTGGKSYTCLECGKSFAWSASLRSHERTHTGEKPYKCLECGQSFTQSSSLRSHQWIHTGEKPYKCLECGKSFAQNSVLHKHQRTHTGEKPYTCLECGKSFAWSGRLRLHQRTHTGERPYQCLECGKSFAESGHLRSHQRTHTGEKPYTCLECGLSFIQSSGLHRHQMIHTGEKPERGKSFSEVKFT; encoded by the coding sequence ATGACGGAGAAAGCATcgaaatgcctggagtgtggaaagagtttcactcggAGGGATCATCTGCAgcaacatgaaaggactcacactggagagaaaccctacacatgcctggagtgtggaaagagcttcgctgagagtggaagtctacgttcgcatcaaaggacccacactggagagaaaccctacacgtgcttggagtgcggaaagagcttcgCTGAGAGTGGAAATCTGCGTtctcatcaaaggacccacactggagagaagccctatacatgcctggagtgtggacagagcttcactcagagttcaggtTTACATTCACATAAAAGGACTCAAACTGGAGAAAAGCCCTATACATGCCcgaaatgtggaaagagttttgctTGGAGTGTAAAGCTACGTTCACacgaaaggactcacactggagagaaaccttataaatgcctagAGTGCGAAAAGAGCTTTGCTGAGAGCGGACATCTGCGTTCACATCAACGGACTCACAccggggaaaaaccctatacatgcttggagtgtggaaagcgtttcactgagagtggaagcctacgtttgcatcaaaggactcacactggagagaaaccctatacgtgcctggagtgtggaaagagtttcacttatAGTTCAgttctacgttcacatcaacgaactcacactggggagaaaccctatacatgcctggagtgtggacagaagttcactgagagtggaagcctgcgttcacatcaaaggactcacactgaagagaaaccctatacatgcctggagtgtgaacagagcttcactcagagttcacgtctacgttcacatcaacggacccacactggggaaaaaccctatacgtgcctggagtgcggaaagagctttgCTCAGAGTAGAAACTTACATttgcatgaaaggactcacactggagagaaaccctatacgtgcctggagtgtggacagagtttcacttatagttcaggtctacattcacatcaGTGGACTCACACGGGCGGGAAAtcttatacatgcctggagtgtggaaagagttttgctTGGAGTGCAAGCCTgcgttcacatgaaaggactcacactggggaaaaaccctataaatgcctggagtgtggacagagcttcactcagagttcaagtcTACGTTCGCATCAATggatccacactggggagaaaccttataaatgcctggagtgtggaaagagctttgctcaGAATTCAGTTCTACATAAACATCAAcggactcacacaggggagaaaccctatacgtgcctggagtgtggaaagagctttgcttGGAGTGGACGTCTACGTTTGcatcaaaggacacacactggggagagaccttatcaatgcctggagtgtgggaagagctttgctGAGAGTGGACATCTGCGTTCACACCAACGGACTCACAcgggggaaaaaccctatacatgcctggaatgtgggctGAGCTTCATTCAGAGTTCAGGTCTACATAGACATCAGatgattcacactggggagaaaccagaGCGTGGAAAGAGCTTCTCAGAGGTCAAATTTACATAG
- the LOC132779108 gene encoding zinc finger protein 135-like isoform X2, translating into MENLHPSSTSQTEEKLHKCMDCGKCFMGISSLTKHQQTHTREKQYQCMECGKTFSQSGNLRSHQRTHTEEKPYQCIECGKSFSRSDSLHSHQRTHTGEKPHQCMECGKSFSWSGNLRYHQRTHTGEKQYQCMECGKGFSHSGHLRRHQSTHTEEKRHQCIECGKSFSRSDSLHSHQTVHTGEKPHQCMECGKSFRRSGDLYSHQRTHTGEKPYQCMECGKSFSQGGNLRSHQSIHTEGKPHQCMECGKSFSQSGTLHSHQRTHTGEKPHQCIECGKSFSHRGNLCSHQRTHTGEKPYQCIECGKSFSRSGDLRSHQRTHTEEKPYQCMECGKSFSRSGDLRSHQTIHTGEKPYQCMECGKSFSWSGQLRSHQRIHTGERPYQCMECGKRFSWSGDLHSHQRTHTGEKPYQCMECGKVFSHSGHLRSHQRTHIREKPHKCIECGKSFTQSGALHSHQRTHTLLEEDTCL; encoded by the coding sequence atggaaaatctTCATCCCAGTTCCACATCACAAACAGAGGAGAAGCTCCATAAGTGTATggattgtgggaaatgtttcatGGGGATAAGTTCTCTTACTAAACATCAACAAACTCACACAAGGGAGAAGcaatatcaatgcatggaatgtggaaagaccttcagtcagagtggaaatctgcgttcccatcaaagaacccacacagaaGAGAAGCCTTATCAATGcattgaatgtggaaagagcttcagtcggagtgacagtctgcattcccatcaaaggacccacacaggagagaaaccacatcagtgcatggaatgtggaaagagcttcagctgGAGTGGAAATCTGCGTtaccatcaaaggacccacacaggggagaagcagtatcaatgcatggaatgtggaaagggctTCAGTCACAGTGGACATCTGCGTCGCCATCAAAGTACCCACACAGAGGAAAAGCGACATCAGTGcattgaatgtggaaagagctttagtcGGAGTGACAGTCTGCATTCCCATCAaacagtccacacaggagagaagccacatcagtgtatggaatgtggaaagagcttccgtcGGAGTGGAGATCTgtattcccatcaaaggacccacacaggggagaaaccatatcaatgcatggaatgtggaaagagcttcagtcagggTGGAAacctgcgttcccatcaaagtaTCCACACAGAGGGGAAACcacatcaatgcatggaatgtggaaagagcttcagtcagagtggaactctgcattcccatcaaaggacccacaccggagagaagccacatcaatgcatagaatgtggaaagagcttcagtcacagagGAAATCtgtgttcccatcaaaggacccacacaggagagaagccgtatCAATGtattgaatgtggaaagagcttcagtcggagtggagatctgcgttcccatcaaaggacccacacagaaGAGAAGCCttatcaatgcatggaatgtggaaagagcttcagtcggagtggagatctgcgttcccatcaaacaatccacacaggggaaaagccatatcaatgcatggaatgtggaaagagtttcagttgGAGTGGACagctgcgttcccatcaaaggatccacacaggagagaggccctatcaatgcatggaatgtggaaagagattCAGTTGGAGTGGAGATCtccattcccatcaaaggactcacacaggggaaaagccatatcagtgcatggaatgtggaaaggtcTTCAGTCACAGTGGacatctgcgttcccatcaaaggacccacataagagagaagccacataaatgcattgaatgtggaaagagtttcactcaaAGTGGAGCTTTGCactcccatcaaaggacccacacattGCTAGAGGAAGATACCTGCCTTTGA